From the genome of Sphingobium sp. JS3065, one region includes:
- a CDS encoding TraC family protein has product MKAPGTRHVGGMTFERLRQSVSRDAYSDFLPMVAWVAEEEAFLCIDDGWGQAWELVPSAYLFAHVHQALLGLLNIHFAPGTVVQLHCFADPLIDGALDAFLDLKSRPDPLIQASARRTRDYLRDGTQGLDALHGIPLRNFRLLLSIKTRKPLGADLRRQIEEQLSKLGITRLAPEALVTFYRRIFNGVFSAAPGVFAQGSEDMPARPVRKQLIDAGPDLVFDGPELFLGDQVARCLTPKSPARRVTAERCNRLLGGMRGASEDSDQIGGPFLYTLNILFDHSSFEIHKRAQILSAQKAAGSFAVEVGKQIEEIGWVLDEAGNSRFVSVIPVIWVFGRDSAQAREMAARAKRLWESEPLPWMMQEESYLNPVLLPMALPFGFYPDRRTVRMLERDLPMPAKAAALLAPVQTDFRGGGRPALLYAGRKGQLITLDLFDPRINNYNFIVSAESGAGKSFLLNNLCQQYYAQGALIRIIDIGGSYAKLCTLCSGRYIDIGEEHLILNPFDMGFALDGDDRQSAISMAVAIVAEMANAATRKGVSTSEWNLLKSAVQWTIDSGRAEAGIDAVRDWLGAYPAYATSDLDKVEHLIPAARELAFNLRDFASSGAYGHYFNGPSTFDISADEFVVLELERLKAMPDLFNVIVMVVVNAVTQELYLSARDRPRFVLCDEAAQFMTRTDGQDLSRLAEVFGQGYRRARKYQGSFGVVLQSMNDLLLFGGTGQVILENAATRFLLQGSTYDRAVENKILDYSGFVLDLLKSVRNNKPHYSEVFIDSPLGLGIARLVVDPFSYWINTSAPQEVAAFEARLRRGMSPLEAVCDLAGVDPTEILGHGSSGEQL; this is encoded by the coding sequence ATGAAGGCGCCCGGCACCCGTCATGTCGGCGGCATGACCTTCGAGCGGCTGCGCCAGAGCGTCTCGCGCGACGCCTATTCCGACTTTCTGCCGATGGTCGCCTGGGTCGCGGAGGAGGAAGCCTTCCTCTGCATCGACGATGGCTGGGGCCAGGCCTGGGAACTCGTGCCCAGTGCCTATCTCTTCGCCCATGTCCATCAGGCGCTGCTCGGCCTCCTCAACATCCACTTCGCGCCGGGCACGGTGGTTCAGCTCCACTGCTTCGCCGACCCGCTGATCGACGGCGCGCTCGACGCGTTCCTCGATCTGAAATCCCGGCCCGATCCGTTGATCCAGGCTTCGGCGCGCCGGACCCGCGACTATCTGCGCGACGGGACGCAGGGGCTCGATGCGCTGCACGGCATTCCGCTGCGCAATTTCCGGCTGCTGCTTTCGATCAAGACGCGCAAACCGCTTGGGGCCGACCTGCGGCGACAGATCGAGGAGCAGCTTTCCAAGCTTGGCATCACCCGCCTCGCGCCCGAGGCGCTCGTCACCTTCTATCGCCGCATCTTCAACGGCGTGTTCTCTGCTGCACCGGGGGTTTTCGCCCAAGGCAGCGAGGACATGCCCGCGCGCCCGGTGCGCAAGCAGCTGATCGATGCCGGCCCCGATCTCGTCTTCGATGGCCCCGAGCTGTTCCTCGGCGATCAGGTCGCACGCTGCCTGACGCCCAAGTCGCCAGCCCGGCGCGTCACCGCCGAACGCTGCAACCGGCTGCTGGGCGGGATGCGCGGTGCCTCGGAGGACAGCGACCAGATTGGCGGTCCCTTCCTCTACACGCTCAACATCCTCTTCGATCATTCGAGCTTCGAAATCCATAAGCGTGCCCAGATCCTCTCCGCGCAAAAGGCCGCCGGCAGTTTCGCGGTCGAGGTCGGCAAGCAGATCGAGGAGATCGGCTGGGTGCTCGACGAAGCGGGGAACAGCCGCTTTGTCTCGGTCATCCCGGTCATCTGGGTCTTCGGCCGCGACAGCGCGCAGGCCCGCGAGATGGCCGCGCGCGCCAAGCGCCTCTGGGAAAGCGAGCCGCTGCCCTGGATGATGCAGGAGGAGAGCTATCTCAATCCGGTCCTGCTACCAATGGCGCTCCCCTTCGGCTTCTATCCCGACCGACGGACGGTGCGGATGCTGGAGCGCGACCTTCCCATGCCCGCCAAGGCGGCAGCGCTGCTCGCGCCGGTGCAGACCGACTTTCGCGGCGGGGGGCGCCCCGCCCTCCTCTATGCCGGCCGCAAGGGCCAGCTCATCACGCTCGATCTCTTCGACCCGCGCATCAACAATTATAATTTCATCGTTTCGGCCGAGAGCGGCGCGGGCAAGAGCTTCCTCCTCAATAACCTCTGCCAGCAATATTATGCCCAAGGCGCGCTCATCCGCATCATCGATATCGGCGGCAGCTATGCCAAGCTCTGCACATTGTGCTCGGGCCGCTACATCGACATTGGCGAGGAGCATCTCATCCTCAACCCCTTCGACATGGGCTTCGCGCTCGACGGCGACGATCGCCAGTCGGCCATCTCCATGGCGGTCGCCATCGTCGCGGAAATGGCCAATGCCGCGACCCGCAAGGGCGTCAGCACGTCCGAATGGAACCTGCTCAAGTCCGCAGTCCAATGGACAATCGACAGCGGACGGGCCGAAGCCGGGATCGATGCGGTCCGTGACTGGCTTGGCGCCTATCCCGCCTATGCCACAAGCGATCTCGACAAGGTCGAGCATCTGATCCCCGCCGCGCGCGAACTTGCCTTCAACCTGCGCGATTTTGCCAGTTCGGGCGCTTATGGCCATTATTTCAACGGCCCCTCGACCTTCGACATTTCCGCCGATGAATTTGTCGTGCTCGAGCTTGAGCGCCTCAAAGCCATGCCCGATCTCTTCAATGTGATCGTGATGGTGGTGGTGAATGCGGTCACGCAGGAACTCTATCTCTCCGCCCGCGATCGGCCCCGCTTTGTCCTGTGCGATGAGGCCGCTCAGTTCATGACCCGCACCGACGGGCAGGATCTTTCCCGCCTCGCCGAGGTATTCGGCCAGGGCTACCGGCGCGCGCGTAAATATCAGGGGAGTTTCGGGGTCGTCCTCCAGTCGATGAACGATCTGCTGCTCTTTGGCGGCACGGGACAGGTGATCCTCGAAAATGCCGCCACCCGCTTCCTGCTCCAGGGGTCGACCTACGATCGGGCCGTCGAGAACAAGATTCTCGATTATTCGGGTTTCGTCCTCGACCTCCTGAAGTCGGTCCGCAACAACAAGCCCCATTATTCGGAAGTCTTCATCGACTCGCCCCTGGGGCTCGGCATCGCCCGGCTCGTCGTGGATCCCTTCTCCTACTGGATCAACACCAGCGCGCCGCAGGAGGTGGCGGCGTTCGAGGCGCGGCTGCGCAGGGGCATGTCGCCGCTCGAGGCAGTCTGCGATCTGGCCGGCGTCGATCCGACCGAAATCCTTGGGCACGGCTCCAGCGGGGAGCAGCTCTGA
- a CDS encoding conjugal transfer protein TraW, which translates to MAAEPRFPDRTRHALIGALMLGLACGQPATAATSTIGRTWPIAEPDAMTEIEARAARAPSLASRLGPRSSWSALQAAGLGQARVGRVRTLVPFYTLEEDVRLPDGRLLYPKGFTFNPLDYVSLPQRLIIVHPRDLGWALKQARFTDFILLTAGDALDLSERSGRPLFILEERVKERLGLTVAPVIVAQQGKKLVLTEYAPLRWAGGSARP; encoded by the coding sequence ATGGCCGCTGAACCACGCTTCCCCGATCGTACCCGCCACGCCCTGATCGGCGCGCTGATGCTGGGCCTTGCCTGCGGTCAGCCTGCAACGGCTGCGACCTCTACGATTGGCCGAACCTGGCCCATCGCAGAGCCCGACGCCATGACGGAGATAGAGGCCCGCGCCGCCAGGGCGCCGAGCCTCGCCTCGCGCCTTGGCCCGCGCTCGAGCTGGTCGGCGCTTCAGGCGGCGGGGCTGGGGCAGGCCAGGGTGGGCCGGGTTCGCACCCTCGTTCCCTTTTACACGCTTGAGGAAGATGTCCGCCTGCCCGATGGCCGGCTGCTCTATCCCAAGGGCTTCACCTTTAACCCGCTCGACTATGTGTCGCTGCCCCAGCGCCTCATCATCGTCCATCCGCGCGATCTGGGCTGGGCTTTGAAGCAGGCGCGGTTCACGGATTTCATTTTGCTGACCGCGGGCGATGCGCTCGACCTCTCCGAACGCAGCGGGCGTCCCCTCTTTATCCTGGAGGAACGGGTCAAGGAGCGGCTCGGCCTCACGGTCGCGCCGGTGATCGTCGCGCAGCAGGGCAAGAAGCTCGTCCTCACCGAATATGCGCCGCTCCGCTGGGCGGGCGGGAGCGCGCGGCCATGA
- a CDS encoding TraU family protein, with product MKRRLLTRMAPLALALAAGGASAPAHASKCEAGTIFNPITRVRWNCIFPITIGGVRVASFDKLDKELDAQSASKPLCACRKGATFWFGVKVSFWSPNRMIDVVTEPGCMMALGADLLPTGGRLQGSQSGIADGTNSQKLFAQMHYYISPVWKMLDMFTDLPCIEDDGFDVAMITEVLPTWQSGTLGAIIQPEGILFGNPAAGLACMADSAAAAAGKVIDPLFWCMGSWGATYPVAGDIHFDDSVEAWAGLAARGTFMMGRLGALTISSADGCSFKAQPIWTKSRYKLQIMEPVKGGKCVNIGRPGALWSSGKHAPGKDNAQFMSFEKVICCAGVSTP from the coding sequence ATGAAGCGCAGGCTTCTCACGCGCATGGCGCCGCTCGCCCTGGCGCTGGCCGCCGGCGGCGCGTCGGCACCTGCCCACGCCTCCAAATGCGAGGCCGGCACCATCTTCAATCCCATCACCAGGGTGCGCTGGAACTGCATCTTTCCGATCACGATCGGCGGCGTGCGGGTGGCGAGTTTCGACAAGCTCGACAAGGAACTCGATGCCCAGTCCGCCTCCAAGCCGCTCTGCGCCTGCCGCAAGGGCGCGACCTTCTGGTTCGGGGTGAAGGTGAGCTTCTGGTCGCCCAACCGGATGATCGATGTGGTGACCGAGCCGGGCTGCATGATGGCTCTCGGCGCCGATCTCCTGCCGACCGGCGGCCGGCTTCAGGGCAGCCAGTCCGGAATCGCTGACGGCACAAACAGCCAAAAACTGTTTGCGCAGATGCACTATTATATCTCGCCGGTCTGGAAGATGCTCGACATGTTCACCGACCTCCCCTGCATCGAGGATGACGGGTTCGACGTCGCTATGATCACCGAAGTGCTGCCGACCTGGCAGTCCGGGACATTGGGCGCGATCATCCAGCCGGAAGGCATTCTCTTCGGCAATCCCGCGGCGGGCCTTGCCTGCATGGCCGACAGCGCTGCGGCGGCTGCGGGGAAGGTCATCGATCCGCTCTTTTGGTGCATGGGAAGCTGGGGCGCCACCTATCCGGTCGCGGGCGACATCCATTTTGACGACAGCGTCGAGGCCTGGGCTGGCCTCGCCGCGCGCGGCACCTTCATGATGGGGCGGCTCGGCGCGCTCACCATCTCCTCGGCCGACGGCTGCTCCTTCAAGGCCCAGCCGATCTGGACCAAGAGCCGCTACAAGCTCCAGATCATGGAGCCGGTCAAAGGCGGCAAATGCGTCAACATCGGACGCCCCGGCGCGCTCTGGTCCTCGGGCAAACATGCGCCCGGCAAGGACAATGCCCAGTTCATGTCTTTTGAAAAGGTGATCTGCTGCGCGGGGGTATCCACCCCATGA
- the traN gene encoding conjugal transfer protein TraN encodes MVQQAHAAQLCAADLNGNGDAADEGEMAQCLATTDGGALCAIGQVDCIADAQGGYSCPLGAAFACKMPTTAAVPACSPNSCIDTSATPIENEEVVDDPGAPGDGPVDVDGNCLGTIAIFGGRALRCRPPGASVTFQNCCKDKGKIVKDGMGGSLSSITTKIAIAKGVFTGMKAAYTAFKAGATASEAASAGANAIIVGIDPTSIAISLAINYMIEVLLQGCDQQDMETGMLRGSGMCHEVGTYCSSKILGICIQKARGHCCFNTKLGRIIQEQGRPQLAAFNSLGWGTPQHPYCRGFSAEEFQALDFSRMNLSEYYSDIEARAQSDIQIDMKEKIDATLSIIHP; translated from the coding sequence ATGGTTCAGCAGGCCCATGCCGCGCAGCTCTGCGCCGCCGACCTCAACGGCAATGGCGATGCAGCGGACGAGGGCGAGATGGCGCAGTGCCTTGCAACCACCGATGGCGGCGCGCTCTGTGCCATCGGCCAGGTCGACTGCATAGCCGACGCACAAGGCGGATATTCCTGTCCGCTCGGGGCCGCTTTTGCCTGCAAGATGCCGACGACAGCTGCCGTGCCGGCCTGCTCACCCAACAGCTGCATCGATACGTCCGCCACACCGATCGAAAATGAGGAAGTGGTCGACGATCCCGGCGCGCCGGGTGACGGCCCGGTCGATGTCGACGGCAATTGCCTGGGGACGATCGCGATATTCGGCGGACGGGCGCTGCGGTGCCGGCCGCCTGGCGCCAGCGTCACCTTCCAGAATTGCTGCAAGGACAAGGGCAAGATCGTCAAGGACGGGATGGGTGGTTCGCTCAGTTCGATCACCACCAAGATCGCCATCGCCAAGGGCGTCTTCACCGGCATGAAAGCGGCCTATACCGCGTTCAAGGCGGGCGCGACCGCGAGCGAGGCGGCCTCGGCCGGCGCCAATGCGATCATCGTCGGCATCGATCCGACCTCGATCGCGATCAGCCTGGCCATCAACTATATGATCGAGGTGCTGCTCCAGGGCTGCGACCAACAGGATATGGAAACCGGCATGCTGCGCGGCTCGGGCATGTGCCATGAGGTCGGCACCTATTGCTCGTCGAAGATCCTGGGCATCTGCATCCAGAAGGCGCGCGGCCATTGCTGCTTTAACACGAAATTGGGCCGCATCATCCAGGAACAGGGTCGACCGCAACTCGCCGCCTTCAACAGCCTTGGCTGGGGCACGCCCCAACATCCGTATTGCCGCGGATTTTCCGCTGAAGAATTCCAGGCGCTCGATTTCAGCCGGATGAATCTCAGCGAATATTATTCCGACATCGAAGCCCGCGCCCAATCCGACATTCAGATCGATATGAAGGAGAAGATCGATGCGACGCTCAGCATCATTCATCCCTGA
- a CDS encoding type-F conjugative transfer system pilin assembly protein TrbC: MRRSASFIPDLLLRVGVMVGLWAAAPALAQGGETAEGLRPPAPDSAAADKPAISGPSGIPEPSHTMRRRAFEAMRQKGRFPAIEARARKDREDAAQRLAAEHDAVQKRLYEALGLAAPIDAAKPRDGRAGALAKNWVPMLFASSSLPLQTLRNYAAQLETVGGVIAFRGVPGGMSKIGPMAKLTAQILRVDPGCEGPACTMRNVQLIVDPILFRQHGVNQVPAFAMAPGDPTLPYCERDDEIGPSASHIVYGDAALSGLLEEYARLGGKQEVSDAASRLSRR; this comes from the coding sequence ATGCGACGCTCAGCATCATTCATCCCTGACCTTTTGCTGCGCGTGGGCGTCATGGTCGGACTTTGGGCCGCCGCCCCTGCGCTGGCGCAAGGCGGGGAGACTGCTGAAGGGCTCCGGCCACCCGCACCGGATAGTGCCGCCGCAGATAAGCCCGCTATATCCGGCCCGTCCGGCATCCCCGAACCATCGCATACGATGCGCCGCCGGGCGTTCGAGGCAATGCGGCAGAAGGGGCGCTTTCCCGCCATCGAAGCGCGAGCACGCAAGGACCGTGAAGATGCCGCGCAGCGCCTGGCTGCCGAACATGATGCCGTGCAAAAGCGACTTTACGAGGCCTTGGGGCTTGCCGCGCCGATCGATGCGGCGAAGCCGAGGGACGGGCGCGCTGGGGCTTTGGCAAAGAACTGGGTGCCGATGCTGTTCGCCTCCTCCTCCCTGCCGCTCCAGACCCTGCGCAATTACGCCGCGCAGCTCGAGACAGTCGGGGGCGTCATCGCCTTTCGAGGCGTTCCCGGGGGCATGAGCAAAATCGGCCCGATGGCGAAACTGACGGCGCAGATTCTGCGCGTCGATCCAGGCTGCGAAGGGCCTGCCTGCACGATGCGCAACGTTCAGCTCATCGTCGACCCGATCCTCTTCCGCCAGCATGGCGTTAATCAGGTCCCTGCCTTCGCCATGGCGCCGGGCGATCCCACCCTTCCCTATTGCGAGCGCGACGACGAGATCGGCCCAAGCGCCAGCCATATCGTCTATGGCGACGCAGCCCTGTCAGGACTTCTCGAAGAATATGCCCGCCTTGGCGGCAAACAGGAGGTCAGCGATGCCGCGTCTCGCCTGTCTCGCCGCTAA
- a CDS encoding S26 family signal peptidase, with amino-acid sequence MPRLACLAANRLWLGLKTLPAQAALALGGGVGNQPADNRRLALSFAVILPVATLTWLGLPSVTLVMSPSIDAWAVRRAPGPVRKGDLVEFMLSHPIAGPKPVSVTKRALCLPGERLREIERLSVDGREGTRSWYYCGRTFLGASRPFGLDGRPLPHLRWGDRPIPPGFVYVGSDHAGGFDSRYFGPVRLERLTRMERIL; translated from the coding sequence ATGCCGCGTCTCGCCTGTCTCGCCGCTAATCGGCTTTGGTTGGGGCTCAAGACCCTGCCCGCGCAGGCGGCGCTCGCGCTGGGCGGCGGGGTCGGCAACCAGCCTGCCGACAACAGGCGATTGGCCCTGAGCTTCGCGGTCATCCTTCCCGTCGCGACCCTCACCTGGCTTGGTCTGCCCAGCGTGACCCTGGTCATGAGCCCCTCCATCGATGCCTGGGCCGTGCGGCGCGCGCCAGGTCCGGTCCGCAAGGGCGATCTCGTTGAGTTCATGCTCTCCCATCCGATCGCAGGCCCGAAGCCGGTGAGCGTCACCAAGCGAGCGCTCTGCCTTCCAGGCGAGCGGCTCCGCGAAATCGAACGTCTCTCGGTCGACGGTCGCGAAGGCACGCGCAGTTGGTATTATTGCGGCCGTACCTTTCTCGGCGCGAGCCGGCCCTTCGGCCTCGACGGCCGCCCTCTGCCCCATCTGCGCTGGGGCGACAGACCGATCCCTCCGGGTTTTGTCTATGTCGGCTCTGATCATGCCGGGGGCTTCGACAGTCGCTATTTCGGACCGGTCCGGCTCGAGCGCCTCACCCGCATGGAGCGCATCCTGTGA
- the traF gene encoding conjugal transfer protein TraF, translated as MRRALALLAVAGQLLAATASAEDTIRQGYWWYRAKADPAETPPEDVPPAPLIPPMAELARWSPPRIAKLIADQRDYAATVLTVEAVSDFWRLEDFARRKARAFAGVTQLAMLAHPELSAKSANPMIGDARDALGAQKDAVRRAYLRSRVPEFALVMFSRTSCGYCRVQWPILQRFQEETGWQIIREDLDRRPELGARFGVEVTPTTMVIRRNSAQRMVIANGVEAFPTLIQTAYQAVKLLSGDIRPEQFLTGAGEENGFFDALANGPVAAGDPMANQNGGHP; from the coding sequence GTGAGGCGCGCGCTTGCCCTGCTGGCCGTCGCTGGCCAGCTTCTCGCGGCGACGGCCTCCGCGGAGGATACGATCCGCCAGGGTTACTGGTGGTATCGCGCCAAAGCCGATCCCGCCGAGACGCCGCCCGAAGATGTGCCTCCAGCGCCGCTGATCCCACCCATGGCCGAACTCGCGCGATGGAGCCCGCCCCGGATCGCCAAGCTCATCGCAGACCAGCGTGATTATGCGGCGACCGTTCTGACCGTCGAGGCAGTTTCCGATTTCTGGCGGCTGGAGGATTTCGCGCGGCGCAAGGCCCGCGCCTTTGCGGGCGTCACCCAGCTAGCGATGCTCGCCCATCCCGAGCTCAGCGCCAAATCCGCCAATCCCATGATTGGCGACGCACGCGATGCGCTGGGCGCGCAGAAGGATGCGGTGCGCCGCGCCTATCTGCGCTCCCGCGTTCCTGAATTCGCACTCGTCATGTTCTCGCGCACTTCCTGCGGCTATTGCCGGGTGCAATGGCCGATCCTCCAGCGCTTCCAGGAGGAAACCGGCTGGCAGATCATCCGTGAGGATCTCGATCGGCGGCCCGAACTTGGCGCCCGCTTCGGCGTCGAGGTGACGCCCACCACCATGGTCATCCGCCGCAATTCCGCGCAACGCATGGTCATCGCCAATGGTGTCGAGGCGTTTCCGACTCTTATTCAAACCGCGTATCAGGCGGTGAAACTGCTGTCGGGCGACATCAGACCCGAACAGTTTCTCACCGGCGCGGGTGAGGAGAATGGCTTTTTCGACGCGCTCGCCAATGGTCCTGTCGCGGCTGGCGATCCCATGGCAAATCAAAACGGGGGCCACCCATGA
- a CDS encoding ATP-binding protein, with protein sequence MIERRIKSELVARLDESPAVALLGPRQVGKTTLAHEMADERPSIYLDLESDRDRAKLADPELYLESHEGKLVILDEVHRLPDLFQLLRGLIDRGRRKGLRTGRFLLLGSASMELLVQSGESLAGRIAYLEMRPLDALEVGDGDVDRLWIRGGFPDSYLATSDATSRRWRQDFIRTYLERDIPMLGPRIPSETLRRFWTMLAHHQSGLLNASELGRSLGVDSKTIASYLDLLVDLLLVRRLEPWHSNSGKRLVKSPRVYVRDSGIIHTLLGLATREDVLGHPVAGASWEGFAIETLISAAPEGTQANFYRTSAGAEIDLLLTIPGHGLWAFEIKRSLSPKVERGFHHACADLDPARRIVIYPGEETYRLAENIEVCAVAEAGRWLLSLR encoded by the coding sequence ATGATTGAACGTCGGATCAAAAGCGAACTTGTCGCCCGACTGGACGAAAGCCCTGCGGTCGCCTTGCTCGGGCCACGTCAGGTCGGCAAGACGACGCTCGCGCATGAGATGGCCGATGAGCGGCCATCCATCTATCTCGATCTTGAATCGGATCGGGATCGCGCGAAGCTTGCCGATCCCGAACTCTATCTCGAAAGCCACGAAGGCAAGCTCGTCATACTCGATGAGGTTCATCGGCTGCCGGACCTGTTCCAGCTTTTGCGAGGATTGATCGATCGTGGCCGTAGAAAGGGATTGCGGACGGGTCGGTTCCTGCTGCTGGGTTCGGCTTCCATGGAATTGCTGGTCCAATCGGGCGAAAGTCTTGCCGGGCGCATCGCCTATCTGGAAATGCGTCCGCTCGACGCCCTGGAGGTGGGCGACGGGGATGTTGATCGGCTTTGGATTCGCGGCGGCTTTCCCGACAGCTATCTCGCCACCAGTGATGCCACGAGCCGGCGTTGGAGGCAGGACTTCATCCGAACCTATCTCGAACGTGACATTCCCATGCTGGGTCCGCGTATTCCTTCCGAAACGCTGAGGCGTTTCTGGACGATGCTCGCCCACCATCAATCGGGCCTGTTGAACGCTTCGGAACTGGGGCGCAGTCTTGGCGTCGATTCCAAGACCATCGCCTCCTATCTCGACCTTCTGGTCGACCTGCTTCTCGTCCGTAGGCTTGAGCCCTGGCACAGCAATAGCGGCAAGCGTCTCGTCAAATCGCCTCGCGTCTATGTGCGCGATAGCGGCATCATCCACACATTGCTGGGTCTTGCCACCCGCGAGGATGTGCTGGGACATCCCGTCGCCGGCGCAAGCTGGGAGGGGTTTGCAATCGAGACGCTGATATCGGCGGCGCCTGAGGGCACACAGGCAAATTTCTACAGAACATCGGCGGGCGCTGAGATCGATCTTCTTCTCACCATCCCGGGCCATGGCCTTTGGGCCTTCGAGATCAAGCGCAGCCTTTCGCCCAAAGTGGAGCGGGGCTTTCACCACGCTTGCGCAGACCTCGATCCGGCACGGCGGATCGTCATCTATCCTGGGGAGGAAACCTACAGGCTCGCAGAGAATATCGAGGTTTGCGCTGTGGCCGAGGCAGGCCGATGGCTGCTCTCCCTGCGTTGA